The following nucleotide sequence is from Sander vitreus isolate 19-12246 chromosome 11, sanVit1, whole genome shotgun sequence.
ATCAGCCTTGGTTTAAACCAAGCACTGATACCATCAAAGTTAGTAACATTGATGCATTTTAAACCACTGCTCTCATTTTATTCTAGGGGCTGGGTTGTAGGGTGATAAAATTATGGGTTTTTTTGGCTTTAAGAAAACGTTGGAGGTAATGAACTTCAATTAACTGGATTCATTTTGCAATTTTAAAGTGTGGcgatttattttcctttttttggcaCAATTTCTAGTACaaggaaattataatatataacacaTTCTGTATATTTAAATTGCTCATTAGGTAGTTGGGACTGTCAGTGCTCTTGGTTGCAGAGGGAGAACCCATGCGTGTCTCATCATTTGCTTAGTATTTAGATTATCATATAGTATCATATGTAGTTTTTGGGAAATTGATtacctcatttaaaaaaaagttatgtttCACTTGGTTCTTCAAAAAAAtagggagagagaaaatatCGATGTAATGAGAACCATACCCAGATAGAGGCGGAGTTTAGTTTTGATGTTGCAGTGAAAATTTAACTAAATAAATGCCATTTTCAGTTTTGCTGTTTATATCCTAACTTTGTCATGGAGTTCATTCTAACCCCTAACTTTGTGCGCAAGATTGTATTTTAATAAATGAGGCCCCTGGCCCTGGTTTGTAACTCAGGGCCATAAACTGATGATCTGTCTCTTGCAGAGAGGAGCCAACCAACGGCTGGCACCGAGCAGAGGCCATCAGGCTGGAGCAGGACATTTTCACTGCCCTGGCAGGACAGGGCAAACTCTACGTCTATAAAACCCTCAGCTTTTGGAGCCAGATTAAATCTGCAGGGTGAATGCACATGTCATACATTGTCACATTCAACTGGACATACACTTATCTTAGTGACAACTCTGTAGCCTGTAGAAAGGttgaaggagaggagagacattGAACTGTTCAGATTAAACACAGTTGGACACACTTGACATTCTTTTGGAAACAAACCtcaattaacatttaaaatgtgcttTGAACATCAAAACCATACATTACTGCCCCAATCAAAAATAAACTGTGTCATATTGATGGTATAGATATCAATCCTATAATCCTGTAATCTTTTCCTCAGGTCTGCAATTTATGCCAGTCGGTTGTACCTCAACCAGTATCACACAACTCATCCTGAAAGACTGGCCTCAAATAAGGAGGGAGGGCCCAAAATAAGTGGTAAGATTCATTAGTTTTCTGTAGCTGCTTTGTTCCATTTTTATATTGGAGACACATCCATTCATACTTTCTCTTATCTCCCTAGGTAATGTCTATATTCATCCTACAGCCAACATTGACCCCACTGCTATGGTAAGCATCTTTTCCTATTGTGTTGGACTTTACAAATGTGTTACAAAATACTACAGATGTATCTTATCTTTGCTCCAGTTGGGTCCCAATGTCTCTATTGGCACTGGAGTTACTATTGGTGCTGGGGTCAGAGTTCGAGAATCCATCATCCTTCATGGTGCAACTCTACAGGTGAGCCCCTGTGAAACCGCTTTCTATCACTGCCCAAAAAAAAAGGACCAGCCAGGACTTGTTGCAACACAGAGCTCCCATTTTATACGCAAACTAGAGCCAGCAAGTTGCACTATAATGCACAGTATACTGTCTGACATGAATTGATAATGCCATTTTCAACGGATTGCCACATAAATAGGTGAAGTGCTAAATGTAAGGTAGTTTCAAGGTTTTGTTAAGTAAGAGCAGCCTTTGCTGAGATTATTAACTTTACTCAGTGTTATAACCTCTAAATTTGGAATTAAACTGGAACTCAAACTGGGTAAACTGAAGGCAAATGTATCTGCCTATTCACTTCTGGTGACATCTTAACATTTTATTAGAAACATTATCCACACTTTAACAGTGACTTGTCTAGAATTTATCTTTAAGCTCTACTGTCACACCAGAAATATTGTTGCCTGTGCCTCTCACAAAGATGTCATTTTTAACGGTTTGGAGGCTGTCATAATTTAATCCCATGTCTCCAGTGATGACTTGGTGCCTCCCAAATGAATTTAGATTGTGGGTGACTTATTGGCTTTCATTGCATACTGCCTACAAGGACAATTTGTTAGATGAGCTATATACAATTTGTTAGATGAGCTATAATAAAAACACTACCTGTTTTTAATGTGAAGTTTATAAGTAATGTGATTTGGCCATGCTCAGTGTGTTTTCTTATGTAGGAACAGTATCTAACACAGCACATATGGATACCTGGAGACCCTTGATTTCTACAGTCACTGTACAGTTATCTACTGCTGAATGCTTGAATATCTAAAAATGTTCACTTCAGATGTTTTTTGTCATGCTGTTTTTTGCTATAGGATCACTGTTGTGTTTTGAACAGCATTGTGGGATGGGACAGCACCATTGGCAAGTGGGCAAGAGTAGAAGGAACCCCAAGTGACCCAAACCCCAACGATCCCTTCGCAAAGATTGACAGCGAGACCCTCTTTAGAGAAGGAAAACTCACACCTTCAATTACTATTCTCGGTAAGCGTGCTCTGACCTTAAGTGAAACTTGCAATCCTCAGATGCATTGTTAAATATTCATTATAtacaatattgtaattgtattttTCTCATGAGCATTGCTTTTTTAAAGTTCTTCTCTGAAATTAAAAATTAGTTGATTAATGAGGGAAATGTTCTAATATTTGGTTGCTTAGATAAGGGTTTTTTATAGctttatattacagttttataTAACTGAAATATAATGTATTGTGTCCTCTGTACTGTAATACACTGTACAGACTAAATACAGCCTTGCTTTTTCTCCTCAGGTTGTAACGTGACCATCCCCTCCGAGGTGATTATACTCAACTCGATCGTCCTCCCGCACAAAGACCTCAACCGCAGCTTCAAAAACCAAATTATTCTCTAGTTAATCTTCCTCGCGCTTCTGTCCACTTACTGTCACTGATAAAGGATGCAGCTGGGCACACGCCAGCACTGCCTCTGAGTTACTGTATATAAGATGTCAAAAATGAAGATGTGCGGCATTCATTAAATAGTTTTGAAAGAtagatttttatatatttgtccTCAAGCCTTTATGCATCATTGGGTGTCAGCAACATTAGAGAGAGGCTAATCACGCATGTTGATTCACCTTGAAAAGTGCTGTCATGCCAGaggtttatattgttttttattaactttaccGAACTGTAAAATTACTGCAGACACTAGTGTAATATATTTGGTTGGATGTAATatgacgtaaaaaaaaaaaatcagttttctCAAGGGCATCCTTGACGAGGGTTGAGACCTGTAACTTCAGCGTGAGAAGAGGAGttattagaaaataaaaaatccctGGCTAATGAGTGCTGTTCATTTTTTTGTGCTGATTATTTGTGTGGAGCTCTGATTAAAACCGTTAAGCATCTTCCCTGTTAGTCTCAAAAATTGACTACCACCAAAATCAGCGGGCTTCAGATTTACATTGCAATCAAGTAAtgttgcctttttaaaatgtgaaccTAGCAGGGGGGCCTTGAGACCGTGCCATACAAGCAGCAACAGCAGATGCTTAAATTGTGCATTTGCAATCACTGGAGGAACTGTTTCCAATTTATGGATACAGCacattaacatttacatttacttatTAAGCCCTCGAGCACTCATGATCACTTCAGCACTTTTGTTCCAATTCTTGCAAAGAGAGTGTCTATTAAGTTGTGATGTAAATTGTCATACAGGAACTGCAGCATACTATATTGTAATCAAGTCTCTTCAATGCTACCCTCCAGTGCAATGGGAAAACAAGTTTATGTACATCTTTTTTAATATAGTTTATTTCAGGTTTTACATGTAGGTGCCTGTGCCATTGTTGATTCAGGTGCCTTACTGTTTCAAAAGAACTGCCTCAGGGCCTGTTGTCTGTATGTTACATTCATTGTTTTCACCTGACAACTTTTAGAGGTTCACTGAAACAGTTATTAATATtatcatttgaaataaaaaaaaaataaagtctttacAGTGTGACATAACAGTGGTACAAGGCTATGTCTTGACAAGCTTGAATAAGGAATGTGACAGAGA
It contains:
- the gmppaa gene encoding mannose-1-phosphate guanylyltransferase regulatory subunit alpha-A, which gives rise to MLKAVILIGGPQKGTRFRPLSFEVPKPLFPVAGVPMLQHHIEACAKVPNMKEILLIGFYQPNEELTRFLFNAQQEFKISIRYLQEYAALGTGGGIYHFRDQIVSGSPEAFFVLNADVCSAFPLAEMLSFQKEHGEPNSFVILGTTANRKQSMNYGCIVENEETNEVLHYVEKPSTFVSDIINCGIYLFKPDIFQHIGAVFQKNQQDMLLEEPTNGWHRAEAIRLEQDIFTALAGQGKLYVYKTLSFWSQIKSAGSAIYASRLYLNQYHTTHPERLASNKEGGPKISGNVYIHPTANIDPTAMLGPNVSIGTGVTIGAGVRVRESIILHGATLQDHCCVLNSIVGWDSTIGKWARVEGTPSDPNPNDPFAKIDSETLFREGKLTPSITILGCNVTIPSEVIILNSIVLPHKDLNRSFKNQIIL